TCACCTTGCCTTGCGCGGCAGCTTTTAAAGTAAGTGGTTTGTGTCTGTGTCAGTGTCAGTGTCAGAAAAAAAGGATACGGTTCACAGACAATACCCGCGATTGAGTCGAGTAGACCGGTTTCTCCAGATACCACAGGTTGAGGTTTGTTTTCTCCGTTTGCCGCCTGGTTTTCCCGGCGGTGCCACACTATTTCAACCCTATATCCGTTGGCTCCGGCCCCTCACAGAACCGGACGGGCAGATTTCCTGCATCCGGCTCTTCAGACAGGTTCACATGCCTGTGGCATAAATCCAAGAGTAACCTTTCACTATCCTGGGTCTTGGTAAGGGAAAACGCTTAAGTCGCTCCTGGAATTCTTCCCAGTTGAAACTCTTCCGCTGACTCCGCCTGTTGAGCCACTTGAACCACTTCCGCTCTACCGCATAGGCAAATTTATTCAGCGTTGCTGCATTTCCCGCAAATCCGTAGTAGTTGTAATACCCCTTGAGAACCCGGCATACATGCCTATGGAGTTCCCGGAATGATAACAGATTGCGCAGTTTCCTCAGCTTGTCATTCAAGGCGATCAGGGTCCTGCTGTGTCGCTTCCCGATCGTCTTCCGTCCCAGTCTTGCGCCACCTCTGCGGCTACGGGTCATGTAATGCGTAAAGCCAAGAAAGTCAAACGTGCCTAACCTGCTACCCTCCTTCTTTCCCTCCAGATACGCCCTCCTGCCAAATTCCATCATCCGGCTCTTCTCCAGGGATAGTTCCAGACCAAACTGCTTCAGCCTGTCCGGCAACATTTCCCATACCTTCTGCGCATCTTCCCTGTCGGTGCATCCGATGACAAAATCATCGGCGTATCGGATCAGGTATATTCTGCCTGCCAATTCTCTCCTTACCTTCCGCATGATCCACAGATCAAGAACGTAGTGCAAGCAGATATTGGCCAGAAGCGGAGATATAACGCCACCCTGGGGTACCCCTACTTCATTGCGTATCCTTTCCCCTCCCTCCATTACTCCAGCCTTCAGCCATTTCCCTATCAACCGCAGGATCGTGCGATCCACAATCCGCTCTTTGAGCATCCGCATGAGCCACTTATGATCCACGTGATCAAAATACCCTTTGATGTCCACATCTATCAGGTAGTTCACCCCGCCTTTCATAATGCTCAACTCCAGCGTCTTAAGCGCATCGTGCCCGCTCTTCC
This genomic interval from Deltaproteobacteria bacterium contains the following:
- the ltrA gene encoding group II intron reverse transcriptase/maturase translates to MQDTEPGKALSTELNRLSEIAARDSKIKFTSLAHLLTEEFLKGCYRELNHQAAAGIDQVSYESYGEELDRNIADLVKRLRENRYRANDIRRVWIPKPDGRERPLGIPVLEDRIVQRGVAKILSAIYEQDFLDVSYGFREGKSGHDALKTLELSIMKGGVNYLIDVDIKGYFDHVDHKWLMRMLKERIVDRTILRLIGKWLKAGVMEGGERIRNEVGVPQGGVISPLLANICLHYVLDLWIMRKVRRELAGRIYLIRYADDFVIGCTDREDAQKVWEMLPDRLKQFGLELSLEKSRMMEFGRRAYLEGKKEGSRLGTFDFLGFTHYMTRSRRGGARLGRKTIGKRHSRTLIALNDKLRKLRNLLSFRELHRHVCRVLKGYYNYYGFAGNAATLNKFAYAVERKWFKWLNRRSQRKSFNWEEFQERLKRFPLPRPRIVKGYSWIYATGM